In the Pseudomonas orientalis genome, one interval contains:
- the infC gene encoding translation initiation factor IF-3, with translation MTIKREMRQDKRAAPKAPINENISAREVRLIGAEGEQLGIVSIEDALLKAEEAKLDLVEISADAVPPVCKLMDYGKSIFEKKKQIAAAKKNQKQIQVKEIKFRPGTEEGDYQVKLRNLVRFLSDGDRAKVSLRFRGREMAHQELGMELLKRVEADLLEYGSVEQHPKMEGRQLIMVIAPKKKK, from the coding sequence ATTACTATTAAGCGTGAAATGAGACAAGATAAACGAGCTGCACCGAAAGCCCCGATCAACGAGAATATCTCGGCACGCGAGGTTCGGTTAATTGGGGCTGAGGGTGAGCAGCTTGGGATTGTGTCAATTGAAGACGCGCTTCTTAAGGCTGAAGAAGCCAAGCTCGATTTGGTGGAAATTTCCGCCGATGCTGTACCACCTGTCTGCAAGCTGATGGACTACGGCAAATCGATCTTCGAGAAGAAGAAGCAGATTGCCGCAGCCAAGAAAAACCAGAAGCAGATCCAGGTTAAAGAAATCAAGTTTCGTCCAGGGACGGAGGAAGGGGATTACCAGGTAAAACTGCGCAACCTGGTACGTTTCCTGAGTGATGGGGACAGGGCCAAGGTATCCTTGCGATTCCGCGGCCGTGAGATGGCCCACCAGGAGCTGGGGATGGAACTCCTCAAGCGGGTTGAAGCTGACCTGCTCGAGTACGGTTCGGTCGAACAGCATCCTAAGATGGAAGGACGCCAGCTGATCATGGTCATCGCCCCGAAAAAGAAGAAGTAA
- the pheS gene encoding phenylalanine--tRNA ligase subunit alpha, which translates to MENLDALVAQALEAVQSAEDVNALEQIRVHYLGKKGELTQVMKTLGNLPAEERPQVGALINVAKERVTEVLNARKASLEEADLAAKLAAESIDVTLPGRGQASGGLHPITRTLERIEQFFTHIGYGIAEGPEVEDDYHNFEALNIPGHHPARSMHDTFYFNANMLLRTHTSPVQVRTMEANKPPIRIVCPGRVYRSDSDITHSPMFHQVEGLLVDRDINFADLKGTIEEFLRVFFEKELAVRFRPSFFPFTEPSAEVDMECVMCSGKGCRVCKQTGWLEVMGCGMVHPNVLRMSGIDPEEFSGFAFGMGVERLAMLRYGVNDLRLFFDNDLRFLAQFR; encoded by the coding sequence ATGGAAAACCTGGACGCGCTCGTCGCTCAAGCTCTCGAGGCTGTGCAAAGCGCTGAAGATGTAAACGCCCTGGAGCAAATCCGGGTTCACTACCTTGGCAAAAAAGGTGAATTGACTCAGGTGATGAAGACCCTGGGGAATTTACCGGCTGAAGAACGTCCGCAAGTCGGTGCGCTGATCAACGTTGCCAAGGAGCGCGTCACCGAGGTTCTCAATGCGCGCAAGGCGTCGCTCGAGGAGGCCGATCTTGCGGCCAAGCTCGCCGCCGAGTCCATTGACGTGACCTTGCCTGGCCGTGGCCAGGCCTCGGGCGGTCTGCATCCGATCACCCGGACTCTGGAACGTATCGAGCAGTTCTTCACCCATATCGGCTACGGCATTGCCGAAGGCCCAGAGGTTGAAGACGACTATCACAACTTCGAGGCGCTCAACATCCCAGGCCATCACCCGGCCCGGTCGATGCACGACACCTTCTATTTCAACGCGAACATGTTGTTGCGCACCCATACCTCGCCGGTACAGGTCCGCACCATGGAAGCGAACAAGCCGCCGATCCGCATCGTCTGCCCGGGCCGTGTGTACCGTAGCGACTCCGATATCACCCATTCGCCGATGTTCCACCAGGTCGAAGGCCTGCTGGTTGATCGCGATATCAATTTCGCCGACCTCAAAGGCACCATCGAAGAATTCCTGCGGGTGTTCTTCGAGAAAGAGCTGGCGGTGCGTTTCCGACCATCCTTCTTCCCATTCACCGAGCCATCCGCTGAAGTCGACATGGAATGCGTGATGTGCAGCGGTAAAGGCTGCCGCGTCTGCAAGCAGACCGGCTGGCTGGAAGTGATGGGTTGCGGCATGGTCCACCCTAACGTGCTGCGCATGTCCGGGATCGACCCGGAAGAGTTTTCGGGCTTTGCCTTCGGCATGGGCGTTGAGCGTCTGGCCATGCTGCGTTACGGCGTGAACGACTTGCGTCTGTTCTTCGACAACGACTTGCGGTTCCTCGCGCAATTTCGCTAG
- the rplT gene encoding 50S ribosomal protein L20: protein MARVKRGVMARKRHKKILKLAKGYYGARSRVFRVAKQAVIKAGQYAYRDRRQKKRQFRALWIARINAGARVNGLSYSRFIAGLKKASIEIDRKVLAELAVNEKAVFAAIVEKAKASLA from the coding sequence ATGGCTCGTGTTAAGCGTGGCGTCATGGCCCGTAAGCGTCACAAAAAAATTCTGAAACTTGCTAAAGGCTACTACGGCGCGCGTTCACGCGTATTCCGTGTTGCCAAGCAAGCGGTAATCAAGGCAGGCCAATACGCCTACCGTGACCGTCGTCAGAAAAAACGTCAGTTCCGCGCTCTGTGGATCGCTCGTATCAACGCTGGTGCACGTGTTAACGGTCTGTCCTACAGCCGTTTCATCGCTGGCCTGAAGAAAGCGTCCATCGAAATCGACCGTAAGGTTCTGGCTGAACTGGCCGTGAACGAAAAAGCGGTGTTTGCTGCGATTGTCGAGAAAGCTAAAGCCTCCTTGGCTTAA
- the thrS gene encoding threonine--tRNA ligase codes for MPTITLPDGSQRSFDHPVSVAEVAASIGAGLAKATVAGKVDGKLVDASDLITSDASLQIITPKDQEGLEIIRHSCAHLIGHAVKQLYPTAKMVIGPVIDEGFYYDIAYERPFTPDDLAAIEQRMHALIEKDYDVIKKVTPRAEVIDVFTARGEDYKLRLVEDMPDEQAMGLYYHEEYVDMCRGPHVPNTRFLKSFKLTKLSGAYWRGDAKNEQLQRIYGTAWADKKQLAAYIQRIEEAEKRDHRKIGKRLNLFHLQEEAPGMVFWHPNGWTLYQVLEQYMRKVQRENGYLEIKTPQVVDRSLWEKSGHWANYADNMFTTQSENRDYAIKPMNCPCHVQVFNQGLKSYRELPMRLAEFGACHRNEPSGALHGIMRVRGFTQDDAHIFCTEEQMQAESAAFIKLTMDVYRDFGFTEVEMKLSTRPEKRVGSDELWDRAEAALAAALDSAGLAYDLQPGEGAFYGPKIEFSLKDCLGRVWQCGTLQLDFNLPIRLGAEYVSEDNSRKHPVMLHRAILGSFERFVGILIEHYEGAFPAWLAPTQAVIMNITDKQADFAAEVEKTLNESGFRAKSDLRNEKIGFKIREHTLLKVPYLLVIGDREVEMQTVAVRTREGADLGSMPVAQFAEFLAQAVSRRGRPDSE; via the coding sequence ATGCCAACTATTACTCTACCCGACGGCAGTCAACGTTCATTCGATCATCCGGTTTCCGTAGCCGAGGTCGCCGCATCCATTGGTGCCGGCCTGGCCAAGGCCACCGTGGCCGGCAAGGTCGATGGCAAGCTGGTTGATGCCAGTGACCTGATCACCTCCGATGCCAGCCTGCAGATCATCACGCCCAAGGATCAAGAGGGGCTGGAGATTATCCGCCACTCTTGCGCGCACCTGATCGGCCACGCGGTCAAGCAGCTGTATCCCACCGCGAAAATGGTGATCGGGCCGGTCATCGATGAAGGCTTCTATTACGACATCGCCTACGAGCGTCCTTTCACTCCGGACGACCTCGCCGCCATTGAACAGCGCATGCATGCGCTGATCGAAAAAGATTACGACGTGATCAAGAAGGTCACCCCGCGCGCCGAAGTGATCGACGTGTTTACCGCCCGTGGCGAAGACTACAAGCTGCGCCTGGTGGAAGACATGCCGGACGAGCAGGCCATGGGCCTGTACTACCACGAAGAATACGTGGACATGTGCCGTGGCCCGCACGTGCCGAACACGCGCTTTCTCAAGTCCTTCAAGTTGACCAAGTTGTCCGGCGCCTACTGGCGCGGCGACGCGAAGAATGAGCAACTGCAACGCATCTACGGCACCGCCTGGGCCGACAAGAAGCAGCTGGCCGCCTATATCCAGCGTATCGAAGAAGCCGAGAAGCGCGACCATCGCAAGATCGGCAAGCGCCTGAACCTGTTCCACCTCCAGGAAGAAGCGCCGGGCATGGTGTTCTGGCATCCGAACGGCTGGACCCTGTACCAGGTGCTCGAGCAGTACATGCGCAAGGTTCAGCGTGAAAACGGTTACCTCGAGATCAAGACTCCACAGGTGGTCGATCGCAGCCTGTGGGAGAAATCCGGGCACTGGGCCAACTACGCCGACAACATGTTCACCACCCAGTCGGAAAACCGCGACTACGCCATCAAGCCGATGAACTGCCCATGCCATGTGCAGGTATTCAATCAAGGCCTGAAGAGCTACCGCGAGTTGCCGATGCGCCTGGCCGAGTTCGGTGCCTGCCACCGTAACGAGCCATCGGGGGCGCTGCACGGCATCATGCGTGTGCGTGGCTTTACCCAGGACGACGCCCATATCTTCTGCACCGAAGAGCAGATGCAGGCTGAATCCGCCGCGTTCATCAAGCTGACCATGGACGTGTACCGCGATTTCGGCTTCACCGAAGTCGAGATGAAGCTGTCCACTCGTCCGGAAAAACGCGTTGGCTCCGACGAACTTTGGGATCGCGCCGAAGCTGCACTGGCCGCAGCACTCGACAGCGCGGGCCTTGCGTACGATCTGCAGCCGGGGGAGGGCGCGTTCTACGGTCCCAAGATCGAGTTCTCGCTGAAAGATTGCCTTGGCCGTGTCTGGCAGTGTGGTACCCTGCAGCTCGATTTTAACCTGCCGATCCGTCTGGGAGCCGAATACGTCTCCGAAGACAACAGCCGTAAACACCCGGTTATGCTGCACCGGGCGATCCTCGGCTCGTTCGAGCGGTTCGTCGGCATCCTGATCGAGCACTACGAGGGCGCGTTCCCTGCGTGGCTGGCTCCGACCCAGGCAGTGATCATGAATATCACTGATAAACAGGCAGATTTTGCCGCTGAGGTTGAAAAAACCCTCAACGAAAGCGGATTTCGTGCCAAGTCCGACTTGAGAAATGAAAAGATCGGCTTTAAAATCCGTGAGCATACTTTGCTCAAGGTTCCCTATCTTTTGGTTATCGGAGATCGGGAAGTCGAGATGCAGACTGTCGCTGTGCGTACTCGTGAAGGTGCTGACCTGGGCTCGATGCCCGTCGCCCAGTTCGCTGAGTTCCTCGCGCAAGCGGTTTCCCGGCGTGGTCGCCCAGATTCGGAGTAA
- a CDS encoding nucleoside hydrolase produces the protein MQRGLPSLKNLFRSVLLLSALTAASAQAAEKIDLIIDTDPGADDVVALLFAMASPEELNIRALTTVAGNVRLDKTSRNARLAREWAGREDIPVYAGAPAPLLRKPIYAENIHGKEGISGVSVHEPKQGLADGNAVDYLIKTLTTAKPHSITIAMLGPQTNLALALTQAPEITQGIKEVVVMGGAHFNGGNITPVAEFNLFADPVAAEIVLKSGAKLTYLPLDVTHKVLTSEARLKKIADLNNNASKVVSNILNEYVKGDMEHYGIPGGPVHDATVVAYLLKPSLFSGRQVNVVVDSREGPTFGQTIVDWYDGLKQDKNAFWVENGDAQRFFDLLTERLARLK, from the coding sequence ATGCAACGTGGTCTTCCCTCCCTGAAAAACCTGTTCCGGAGTGTTCTGCTTTTGTCCGCGCTCACTGCTGCAAGCGCCCAGGCGGCGGAAAAAATCGACCTGATCATCGACACCGACCCAGGTGCTGACGATGTGGTTGCCTTGCTGTTCGCCATGGCCTCGCCGGAAGAACTGAACATACGCGCGTTAACCACCGTGGCCGGCAATGTGCGCCTGGACAAAACCTCGCGCAATGCACGCCTGGCGCGTGAATGGGCCGGTCGCGAGGACATTCCCGTTTATGCGGGGGCGCCGGCGCCGCTGCTGCGCAAGCCGATTTATGCCGAGAATATTCACGGCAAGGAAGGCATCTCCGGCGTCTCCGTGCATGAGCCGAAACAAGGTCTGGCTGACGGCAATGCCGTGGATTACCTGATCAAGACTCTGACGACTGCCAAGCCCCACAGCATCACCATCGCCATGCTCGGCCCGCAGACCAACCTGGCCCTGGCATTGACCCAGGCGCCGGAAATCACCCAGGGCATCAAGGAGGTGGTGGTCATGGGTGGTGCGCATTTCAATGGCGGCAATATCACGCCGGTGGCCGAATTCAACCTGTTCGCCGACCCGGTGGCCGCAGAAATTGTGCTTAAAAGTGGCGCGAAGTTGACCTACCTGCCGTTGGACGTCACCCACAAGGTGCTGACCAGCGAAGCGCGGCTGAAGAAAATCGCAGACCTGAACAACAACGCAAGCAAGGTCGTCAGCAATATTCTGAACGAGTACGTCAAGGGCGATATGGAACACTACGGCATTCCTGGCGGCCCGGTGCATGACGCCACGGTAGTCGCCTACTTGCTCAAGCCATCGTTGTTCAGTGGTCGGCAGGTTAACGTGGTCGTCGACAGCCGGGAAGGCCCGACCTTCGGCCAGACCATCGTCGATTGGTACGACGGCCTGAAGCAGGACAAGAATGCGTTCTGGGTCGAGAACGGCGACGCCCAGCGCTTCTTCGATCTGCTGACCGAGCGCCTTGCGCGCTTGAAGTAA
- the rbsD gene encoding D-ribose pyranase, whose protein sequence is MKKTPLLNIALSRVIASLGHGDILVIGDAGLPVPPGVELIDLALTQGIPDFISTLRVVLSEMQVESHVLAEEILLKQPPALVALNALAEQAALGERRLLSHEAFKQLSGRARAVVRTGECQPYCNIALVSGVTF, encoded by the coding sequence ATGAAAAAGACACCTCTGCTCAATATCGCCCTGTCCCGCGTGATCGCGTCATTGGGGCACGGCGACATCCTGGTCATCGGGGACGCCGGCCTGCCGGTGCCTCCCGGCGTCGAATTGATTGATCTGGCGCTGACCCAGGGCATTCCGGATTTCATCAGCACCCTGCGTGTCGTGCTCAGCGAAATGCAGGTGGAAAGCCACGTGCTGGCTGAAGAAATCCTGCTCAAGCAGCCTCCCGCGCTGGTCGCGCTCAACGCGCTGGCAGAGCAGGCTGCGCTGGGCGAGCGACGCCTGCTCAGTCATGAGGCGTTCAAGCAATTGAGTGGCAGGGCGCGCGCGGTCGTGCGCACCGGCGAATGTCAGCCTTACTGCAATATCGCGCTGGTATCCGGCGTAACCTTCTAG
- a CDS encoding cold-shock protein — MSNRQTGTVKWFNDEKGFGFITPQGGGDDLFVHFKAIESDGFKSLKEGQTVSFVAEKGQKGMQAAQVRGE, encoded by the coding sequence ATGTCTAATCGCCAAACCGGCACCGTTAAATGGTTCAACGATGAAAAAGGCTTCGGCTTCATCACTCCTCAAGGTGGCGGTGACGACCTGTTCGTACACTTCAAAGCTATCGAAAGCGACGGTTTCAAAAGCCTGAAAGAAGGCCAAACCGTTTCCTTCGTGGCTGAGAAAGGCCAAAAGGGTATGCAAGCTGCACAGGTTCGCGGCGAGTAA
- the rpmI gene encoding 50S ribosomal protein L35, whose protein sequence is MPKMKTKSGAAKRFLKTANGIKHKHAFKSHILTKMSTKRKRQLRGSSLLHPSDVAKVERMLRLR, encoded by the coding sequence ATGCCAAAGATGAAAACTAAAAGTGGTGCTGCTAAGCGGTTTCTGAAAACTGCTAACGGCATCAAGCACAAGCACGCTTTCAAGAGCCACATCCTGACCAAAATGTCGACCAAGCGTAAGCGTCAACTGCGCGGTAGCAGCTTGCTGCATCCGTCTGACGTGGCAAAAGTCGAGCGCATGCTGCGCCTTCGTTAA
- a CDS encoding I78 family peptidase inhibitor: MPWKLASFGTLLAALALAGCSTPGASEPGKDATVTDAGHSRCESKAAEYTIGQKASPQLLEQARTRAGAQNARILKPNDMITLEYRSDRLNLNTDDNLVITRVNCG, from the coding sequence ATGCCTTGGAAGCTCGCATCATTCGGTACTTTGTTGGCGGCGCTCGCGTTGGCGGGTTGCAGCACCCCGGGTGCCTCTGAGCCAGGCAAAGATGCCACCGTGACCGATGCCGGTCATAGCCGCTGTGAGTCGAAGGCCGCCGAGTACACCATCGGCCAGAAAGCCTCGCCTCAATTGCTGGAGCAGGCGCGTACCCGTGCCGGTGCGCAGAATGCACGCATCCTCAAGCCCAACGATATGATCACGCTGGAGTATCGCTCTGACCGCTTGAACCTGAACACCGACGATAACCTGGTGATCACGCGGGTCAATTGCGGCTGA